A single window of Drosophila suzukii chromosome 3, CBGP_Dsuzu_IsoJpt1.0, whole genome shotgun sequence DNA harbors:
- the Argk1 gene encoding arginine kinase 1 isoform X2 → MGLCASKDKKEKVIEGEVANGEPNGTAAGAGGDGKQDTMVDAAVLAKLEEGYAKLAASDSKSLLKKYLTKEVFDNLKNKVTPTFKSTLLDVIQSGLENHDSGVGIYAPDAESYTVFADLFDPIIEDYHGGFKKTDKHPASNFGDVATFGNVDPTNEYVISTRVRCGRSMQGYPFNPCLTEAQYKEMEGKVSSTLSGLEGELKGKFYPLTGMEKAVQQQLIDDHFLFKEGDRFLQAANACRYWPSGRGIYHNDAKTFLVWCNEEDHLRIISMQQGGDLGQIYKRLVTAVNEIEKRVPFSHDDRLGFLTFCPTNLGTTIRASVHIKVPKLASNKAKLEEVAAKYNLQVRGTRGEHTEAEGGVYDISNKRRMGLTEFDAVKEMYDGITELIKLEKSL, encoded by the exons ATGGGTCTCTGCGCCTCCAAGGACAAGAAGGAGAAGGTGATCGAGGGCGAAGTGGCCAACGGTGAACCCAATGGCACCGCAGCCGGAGCTGGAGGAGATGG CAAACAAGACACCATGGTTGATGCCGCTGTTCTCGCTAAACTGGAGGAGGGTTACGCCAAGTTGGCTGCCTCCGACTCCAAGTCGCTGTTGAAGAAGTACCTGACCAAGGAGGTCTTCGACAACCTGAAGAACAAGGTCACGCCCACCTTCAAGTCGACCCTGCTGGATGTGATCCAGTCTGGCCTGGAGAACCACGACTCCGGCGTGGGCATCTACGCCCCCGATGCCGAGTCCTACACAGTGTTCGCCGACCTGTTCGACCCCATCATCGAGGACTACCATGGTGGCTTCAAGAAGACCGACAAGCACCCGGCCTCCAACTTCGGTGATGTGGCCACCTTCGGCAACGTTGACCCCACCAACGAGTACGTGATCTCCACTCGCGTGCGTTGCGGTCGCTCCATGCAGGGCTACCCCTTCAACCCCTGCTTGACCGAGGCCCAGTACAAGGAGATGGAGGGCAAGGTCAGCAGCACCCTGTCCGGTCTGGAGGGCGAGCTGAAGGGCAAGTTCTACCCATTGACTGGCATGGAGAAGGCCGTCCAGCAGCAGCTGATCGACGATCACTTCCTGTTCAAGGAGGGCGACCGTTTCCTGCAGGCCGCCAACGCCTGCCGCTACTGGCCCAGCGGCCGTGGCATCTACCACAACGATGCCAAGACCTTCCTGGTCTGGTGCAACGAGGAGGACCATCTCCGCATCATctccatgcagcagggcggTGATCTGGGCCAGATCTACAAGCGTCTGGTGACCGCCGTCAACGAGATCGAGAAGCGTGTGCCCTTCAGCCACGATGACCGTCTCGGCTTCCTGACCTTCTGCCCCACCAACCTGGGTACCACCATCCGTGCCTCCGTGCACATCAAGGTGCCCAAGCTGGCCTCCAACAAGGCCAAGCTGGAGGAGGTTGCCGCCAAGTACAACCTGCAGGTGCGCGGAACCCGCGGTGAGCACACCGAGGCCGAGGGCGGTGTCTACGACATCTCCAACAAGCGTCGCATGGGTCTGACCGAATTCGATGCCGTCAAGGAGATGTACGATGGCATCACCGAGCTGATCAAGCTCGAGAAGAGCCTGTAA
- the Doc1 gene encoding T-box transcription factor TBX6 translates to MLSMQELMDMRMQQQLAHEIYRQQIMQRIPDPFPSMLPFNMPHHQQPQMMLPSRPTLPGVEAKLENNDLWQQFHKIGTEMIITKSGRRMFPSMRVSLSGLEEEASYCVLLEMVPIGDCRYKFSGSQWVPAGGAEPQSPQRMYLHPDSPATGAHWQSQALLFNKVKLTNNTLDSSGHIVLASMHKYQPRLHIIRSSELTQLPWAPQQAFVFPETEFVAVTAYQNDRITKLKIDNNPFAKGFRETGQSRCKRKMNSSGNSSLESEDDGSSVSSCDSPQAKRQRQDFEQDSTGSVSPAYYGAHPAPSSMSPYLRHPLSYGPSGAHGLPTNFAAAYFGAVPPQVLPMPPATFVPTPAPVSPVASQPVGSSTPTTSPRPSTSTKRNSFSISAILAY, encoded by the exons ATGCTTTCCATGCAAGAGCTAATGGATATGCGgatgcagcagcagctggCCCATGAGATTTACCGCCAGCAGATCATGCAGCGCATTCCAG ATCCCTTCCCATCGATGCTGCCTTTCAACATGCCCCACCACCAGCAGCCGCAAATGATGCTGCCCAGCCGCCCCACCCTGCCCGGCGTGGAGGCCAAGTTGGAGAACAACGATCTGTGGCAGCAGTTCCATAAAATCGGCACCGAGATGATCATCACAAAGAGCGGCCG ACGCATGTTCCCCTCGATGCGGGTTTCGCTCAGCGGATTGGAGGAGGAGGCCAGCTATTGCGTGCTCCTCGAGATGGTGCCCATCGGCGACTGTCGCTACAAGTTCTCCGGATCCCAGTGGGTTCCGGCCGGAGGAGCTGAGCCACAGAGCCCCCAGAGGATGTACCTGCATCCGGATAGCCCGGCCACCGGTGCCCATTGGCAGTCACAGGCACTGCTCTTCAACAAGGTCAAATTGACCAACAATACCCTAGACAGCAGCGGACAT ATCGTTTTGGCCAGCATGCATAAGTACCAGCCACGCCTGCACATCATCCGCAGCAGCGAGCTCACCCAGCTTCCTTGGGCTCCTCAGCAGGCGTTCGTTTTCCCGGAGACGGAGTTCGTAGCTGTCACGGCCTATCAG AATGATCGCATAACCAAACTGAAGATCGACAACAACCCCTTCGCTAAGGGTTTCCGTGAGACGGGTCAGTCCCGCTGCAAGAGGAAGATGAACAGCAGTGGGAACTCCAGTCTGGAGTCTGAGGACGATGGCTCCAGTGTGAGCAGCTGTGACTCCCCGCAGGCTAAACGTCAGCGCCAGGACTTTGAGCAGGACTCAACGGGCAGCGTTTCCCCAGCTTACTATGGAGCACATCCAGCACCCAGCTCCATGTCACCGTATCTCCGGCATCCCTTAAGTTATGGACCCAGTGGAGCTCACGGATTGCCGACCAACTTTGCGGCTGCCTACTTTGGAGCAGTTCCTCCTCAGGTGCTACCAATGCCCCCAGCCACATTTGTGCCCACTCCAGCTCCAGTTAGTCCTGTGGCATCACAACCAGTTGGCTCCAGCACACCCACCACATCCCCAAGGCCTTCAACCTCCACCAAAAGAAATAGCTTCAGCATTTCAGCCATTTTGGcctattga
- the Argk1 gene encoding arginine kinase 1 isoform X1 — translation MFALWYLTFAVDEIRKRLAWLFSSNKPAAPALDDKPANPAKESAPAPAPKPAVVPAPKPEPSKPAPVVAKPTPVPVPAAAPVPPKQEAPAPAPKPIPEPVPAPVVAPPKPTPSPAKPSSPPKQADKMPIPLPKSLTEANTNGQNGNGAPGNVDERVFGIQKDEKVLPTAKDATNDFIKGETNAFIQSIKEAQQLGERKQDTMVDAAVLAKLEEGYAKLAASDSKSLLKKYLTKEVFDNLKNKVTPTFKSTLLDVIQSGLENHDSGVGIYAPDAESYTVFADLFDPIIEDYHGGFKKTDKHPASNFGDVATFGNVDPTNEYVISTRVRCGRSMQGYPFNPCLTEAQYKEMEGKVSSTLSGLEGELKGKFYPLTGMEKAVQQQLIDDHFLFKEGDRFLQAANACRYWPSGRGIYHNDAKTFLVWCNEEDHLRIISMQQGGDLGQIYKRLVTAVNEIEKRVPFSHDDRLGFLTFCPTNLGTTIRASVHIKVPKLASNKAKLEEVAAKYNLQVRGTRGEHTEAEGGVYDISNKRRMGLTEFDAVKEMYDGITELIKLEKSL, via the exons ATGTTTGCTTTGTGGTATTTAACATTTGCTGTCGATGAAATACG CAAACGTTTAGCTTGGTTATTTAGTTCTAACAAGCCTGCAGCGCCAGCGCTCGACGACAAGCCAGCAAATCCCGCCAAGGAATCTGCACCTGCTCCAGCTCCAAAACCCGCTGTAGTTCCTGCTCCAAAGCCAGAACCTTCGAAACCTGCGCCTGTGGTAGCCAAACCCACACCGGTTCCAGTTCCTGCAGCTGCTCCAGTTCCCCCGAAGCAAGAGGCTCCTGCACCTGCTCCGAAACCCATACCGGAACCTGTGCCCGCACCCGTAGTTGCCCCGCCCAAGCCAACTCCTTCGCCAGCTAAACCCAGCAGTCCGCCCAAACAAGCCGACAAGATGCCCATTCCGCTGCCCAAATCCCTGACGGAGGCCAACACCAATGGTCAAAATGGCAATGGTGCGCCTGGAAATGTGGACGAGCGCGTTTTCGGCATCCAAAAGGACGAGAAGGTGTTGCCGACGGCCAAGGATGCCACCAATGACTTCATTAAGGGTGAAACCAATGCCTTCATCCAGTCGATCAAGGAAGCGCAGCAGCTGGGCGAGCG CAAACAAGACACCATGGTTGATGCCGCTGTTCTCGCTAAACTGGAGGAGGGTTACGCCAAGTTGGCTGCCTCCGACTCCAAGTCGCTGTTGAAGAAGTACCTGACCAAGGAGGTCTTCGACAACCTGAAGAACAAGGTCACGCCCACCTTCAAGTCGACCCTGCTGGATGTGATCCAGTCTGGCCTGGAGAACCACGACTCCGGCGTGGGCATCTACGCCCCCGATGCCGAGTCCTACACAGTGTTCGCCGACCTGTTCGACCCCATCATCGAGGACTACCATGGTGGCTTCAAGAAGACCGACAAGCACCCGGCCTCCAACTTCGGTGATGTGGCCACCTTCGGCAACGTTGACCCCACCAACGAGTACGTGATCTCCACTCGCGTGCGTTGCGGTCGCTCCATGCAGGGCTACCCCTTCAACCCCTGCTTGACCGAGGCCCAGTACAAGGAGATGGAGGGCAAGGTCAGCAGCACCCTGTCCGGTCTGGAGGGCGAGCTGAAGGGCAAGTTCTACCCATTGACTGGCATGGAGAAGGCCGTCCAGCAGCAGCTGATCGACGATCACTTCCTGTTCAAGGAGGGCGACCGTTTCCTGCAGGCCGCCAACGCCTGCCGCTACTGGCCCAGCGGCCGTGGCATCTACCACAACGATGCCAAGACCTTCCTGGTCTGGTGCAACGAGGAGGACCATCTCCGCATCATctccatgcagcagggcggTGATCTGGGCCAGATCTACAAGCGTCTGGTGACCGCCGTCAACGAGATCGAGAAGCGTGTGCCCTTCAGCCACGATGACCGTCTCGGCTTCCTGACCTTCTGCCCCACCAACCTGGGTACCACCATCCGTGCCTCCGTGCACATCAAGGTGCCCAAGCTGGCCTCCAACAAGGCCAAGCTGGAGGAGGTTGCCGCCAAGTACAACCTGCAGGTGCGCGGAACCCGCGGTGAGCACACCGAGGCCGAGGGCGGTGTCTACGACATCTCCAACAAGCGTCGCATGGGTCTGACCGAATTCGATGCCGTCAAGGAGATGTACGATGGCATCACCGAGCTGATCAAGCTCGAGAAGAGCCTGTAA
- the Argk2 gene encoding arginine kinase 1, producing the protein MLLNFKSLLELRYLGLCTHLAISRYASKGGGKIDQEVLKQLEEGYKKLTESNSKSLLKKHLTKEIFEKLKTQTTPSFNSTLMHCISSGLCNHDSGMGVYAPDPEAYKVFADLFDPLIEDYHKCFKKTDKQPATKFGKGKDFENLDPDGNFIVSTRVRCGRAVKGFPFNPCLTEQDYGELESKICGAVMTLSGEYKGKYMPLTGMDKCVQEQLIADHFLFKEGDRFLAAAGASRYWPTGRGIFLNDTKNFLVWCNEEDHIRIISMEKGGDLGKVYDRMVGGVEALGKQLEFNRDERLGFLTFCPTNLGTSIRASVHIRLPSLMCQPEEMKKLAEKYRLQIRGTSGEHSEAKDGVHDISNQRRMGLTEYEIIKEMHDGIKGLIEAECKARNS; encoded by the coding sequence ATGCTGTTAAATTTTAAATCCCTGCTGGAACTTCGATATTTGGGCCTCTGTACGCACCTAGCAATCAGTCGCTATGCCAGCAAAGGCGGCGGTAAGATCGACCAGGAAGTCCTGAAGCAACTGGAAGAGGGCTACAAGAAGCTGACCGAGTCCAATTCCAAATCGCTGCTAAAGAAGCACCTGACGAAGGAGATCTTCGAGAAGTTAAAGACGCAGACAACTCCCTCCTTCAACTCCACCCTGATGCACTGCATCAGCTCAGGACTGTGTAACCATGACTCCGGCATGGGTGTTTATGCCCCCGATCCGGAGGCATATAAGGTATTCGCCGATCTTTTCGATCCCCTAATCGAGGATTACCATAAGTGCTTCAAGAAGACGGATAAGCAACCGGCGACCAAGTTTGGTAAGGGCAAGGACTTTGAGAACCTGGATCCCGACGGCAACTTCATCGTTTCCACTCGTGTCCGCTGCGGAAGAGCCGTCAAGGGATTTCCCTTCAATCCCTGCCTCACGGAGCAGGATTACGGCGAACTAGAGAGCAAGATCTGTGGAGCGGTGATGACCCTTAGTGGGGAATACAAAGGCAAATACATGCCACTGACTGGAATGGACAAGTGTGTCCAGGAACAGCTAATCGCGGACCACTTTCTGTTCAAGGAGGGCGATCGGTTCCTGGCAGCCGCTGGAGCCTCTCGTTATTGGCCCACCGGACGTGGAATCTTCCTAAACGACACTAAGAACTTCTTGGTCTGGTGCAACGAGGAGGATCACATACGCATCATCTCGATGGAGAAGGGTGGCGATCTGGGCAAGGTCTACGATCGCATGGTGGGCGGCGTGGAGGCCCTCGGTAAGCAGCTCGAGTTTAACCGAGATGAACGTCTGGGCTTCCTGACATTCTGTCCCACCAACCTGGGCACCTCCATTCGCGCCTCGGTCCACATAAGGCTGCCCAGTCTAATGTGCCAGCCGGAAGAGATGAAAAAGCTGGCCGAGAAGTACCGCCTCCAAATCCGCGGCACTTCGGGGGAGCATTCGGAGGCAAAGGACGGAGTGCACGATATATCCAACCAGCGGCGAATGGGACTCACCGAATATGAGATAATCAAGGAGATGCACGACGGGATTAAGGGCCTCATAGAAGCCGAATGTAAGGCAAGGAATTCTTAG